In Chitinophagaceae bacterium, the genomic window ATAGGTTTGTTTCTGTTAGCTGCTTCTTTTGCAGCTATAGGAGTATTTGCTTCTTCAATCACTTCAAATCAAATTGTCGCATTCGTATTGGCACTATTTTTATGCTTCTTTTTCTTTTTAGCTTTTGAATTTTTAAGCAGACTTCCAATTTTATTTGCCGGTTTTGACTATTTGGTTGAGCAGCTGGGAATTAATGCCCACTATCGTTCGATAAGCAGAGGTGTAATAGATACCAGAGATATAGTTTATTTTTTGTCGCTGATTGTATTTTTTTTATCGTGCACCAAAATTTCCCTGGAGAGTAGAAAATGGTAAAGTATTTAAAAAATAAAAAATTATCAGCGCTGCTACAGTTACTTTTACTGTTGCTTAGTCTCTTTTTAATAAATTATTTAGCTTCAAATTTTTATAGCCGAATTGATTTAACCAAAGAGAAGCGATTTACTTTATCAAGCGCTACCATTGATTTAATTAATAACTTAGATGACAGAGTATATATAGAAGTTTATTTGGAAGGTTCCTTTCCGTCAGGATTCAGACGATTGAGAAATGCAACTGAAGACATGTTGGCTGAATTTCGGTCAAGATCGGGAAACAGAATTGATTACAGCTTCATGGACATATCTTCAATTGAAGATAGAGAAGAAAGAAGAGCATTTCAAGATCAGTTACACGAAAAAGGAATTTTACCTACAACATTATCTGTTCAGGATGGAGACGGTTTTAGTCAAAAAGTTATTTTCCCGGGAGCAATGGTTTTCTTTAAAGGAAGAGAACTTAGTGTAAATCTTTTAGAAAGTGGTATTGGTTCAGGAACATTTCAGGCGCTGAACCAATCTGAAGAATTATTGGAATATAAATTTGCATCTGCAATAAATCAACTTGACAGAGATGTCAAACCAAGAGTTGTTTTTTTGGAAGGGCATGGTGAGTTATTACCGGAAAAAGTTTTGGATATTTCACGGGAACTTCAAAGAAAGCAATATGAAGTTTTTAGAATGAATATTCATGAGCAGGTTACAATTGGTCTTCATAATGATGTACTGATTATTGCAAAACCCAGAGAGCGTTTTAGCGAACAGAATAAGTTTAAAATTGACCAATTTGTGATGGGTGGCGGTAGTGTTATTTGGCTTATCGACCAAATGGATGCCGAAATGGACAGTCTGAGAGGGCAAACCATGTTTTTCTCAAACATGATGGACTTAAATCTTGACGATATGTTGTTTAAATATGGAGTCAGGATAAATCCGGATTTAGTCCAGGATTTGCAATGTAATCCCATACCTTTGGTAATAGGAAGTATGGGAGGTCAGCCGCAAACAGAGTTATTCCCCTGGTATTACTATCCGGTGGCTATTTCACCAAGTGATCACCCGATTAACAGAAATATTGACCCGGTTTCTTTTAAGTTTGCTTCAACCATAGATACTATCAGAACCATAAATCAGGATATTGATAAAACAATATTACTTACATCTTCTCAATATAGCAGGGCACTTATGGCACCGGTTAGGCTTCATTTCAGTATGTTGCAGGAAGACCCGAATCCGGAACATTTTCGACAACCCCAAAGAAAGTTGGCCGTATTGCTGGAAGGAACTTTTGAATCAGTTTTTAAAAACAGATTGGCTCCGGAAACCATTAGCATGATAGATAGTATACCGGAAGTTATTTATCGGGAAGAAAGTCTGCCGACAAAAATGCTGGTGATTTCTGATGGTGATTTTATAAGAAATGAAACAACATCCCGGGGAGAAATTTATCCTTTAGGATTCTACAGGTATACAGAGCAGACTTTTGCAAATCGTGATTTCTTGTTAAATGCCATTGATTATATGATAGATGACAGTGGGTTAATAGAAACCAGAAACAGAGAAATTCGACTGAGACTTTTAGACAGAACTAAGGTTAACGAAGAGAAATTTAAATGGAGGGTAATCAATATGACAGTACCTCTTATCTTTGTTTTGATATTTGGTATTATATACAATTTTATCAGGAGAAAACGGTTTACATCTTGATGCCCAATATATTTCTAGGGTATTAAAGGTAGTTTTTTTGAATTTTTAGTAAGTATATTTATTTAGTAGAATCTACCTAAGTGTTATAAACAAAGACAAAATGAAACGTAATAATTTAATTTTATTAATGGGTGTAATAGTAATTTCTATTGTCACCTATGCTGTAGTTTTTCTGTTGGATACAGGTAAAAGTTATGATCCGGAAGCCGAAAAAATATTTCATGTAGATGATGTTGACCAAATCCAAAAGATATTTATTGCCGGCAGACATCATGATCCGGTAACTTTAGAAAGGAAAGATGATCATTGGTTAGTTAATGGAAAATATGAGGCATTAGATTATAAAATAGATTTATTATTATCAACGATCAGACGGGTTAGAATGAAATATCCGGTGCCTGAAAGGCAGTTAAACAGAGCTTTGAATGATTTAAGAGCCTCCGGTAT contains:
- the gldG gene encoding gliding motility-associated ABC transporter substrate-binding protein GldG, whose amino-acid sequence is MVKYLKNKKLSALLQLLLLLLSLFLINYLASNFYSRIDLTKEKRFTLSSATIDLINNLDDRVYIEVYLEGSFPSGFRRLRNATEDMLAEFRSRSGNRIDYSFMDISSIEDREERRAFQDQLHEKGILPTTLSVQDGDGFSQKVIFPGAMVFFKGRELSVNLLESGIGSGTFQALNQSEELLEYKFASAINQLDRDVKPRVVFLEGHGELLPEKVLDISRELQRKQYEVFRMNIHEQVTIGLHNDVLIIAKPRERFSEQNKFKIDQFVMGGGSVIWLIDQMDAEMDSLRGQTMFFSNMMDLNLDDMLFKYGVRINPDLVQDLQCNPIPLVIGSMGGQPQTELFPWYYYPVAISPSDHPINRNIDPVSFKFASTIDTIRTINQDIDKTILLTSSQYSRALMAPVRLHFSMLQEDPNPEHFRQPQRKLAVLLEGTFESVFKNRLAPETISMIDSIPEVIYREESLPTKMLVISDGDFIRNETTSRGEIYPLGFYRYTEQTFANRDFLLNAIDYMIDDSGLIETRNREIRLRLLDRTKVNEEKFKWRVINMTVPLIFVLIFGIIYNFIRRKRFTS